The following coding sequences lie in one Pseudomonas svalbardensis genomic window:
- a CDS encoding DUF3574 domain-containing protein: MPKRLLLAALFLAVAGCASPPPVSVHTKDPASSTLQGDASRPAQAQWVRTELYFSVGPLESKEGVISPARWREFLDQEVTPRFPDGFSMLDAYGQWRDHGAREPERLGTKAIVIVHENDARHGNDIEAIRLAWKRMTGDLSVLRLSQPTEVSF, from the coding sequence ATGCCTAAACGCCTTTTACTGGCCGCACTTTTCCTGGCAGTTGCCGGGTGTGCCAGCCCGCCGCCCGTTTCCGTTCATACAAAAGATCCCGCCAGTTCGACACTGCAAGGCGATGCCTCGCGTCCGGCACAGGCGCAATGGGTCCGCACCGAACTGTATTTTTCGGTGGGGCCATTGGAGAGCAAGGAAGGTGTGATCAGCCCCGCTCGCTGGCGCGAGTTTCTCGATCAGGAAGTCACACCACGCTTTCCGGACGGTTTCAGCATGCTGGATGCCTACGGCCAGTGGCGCGACCACGGCGCCAGGGAGCCGGAGCGCCTGGGCACCAAAGCCATCGTGATTGTCCACGAGAACGATGCCCGGCATGGCAATGACATCGAAGCGATTCGCCTGGCCTGGAAGCGCATGACCGGCGATCTGTCGGTACTGCGGTTGTCGCAACCGACAGAGGTTTCTTTTTAA
- a CDS encoding NAD(P)-dependent alcohol dehydrogenase, translated as MATMKAAIFVEKNRIVLDDKPIPEVGPLDALVRITTTTICGTDVHILRGEYPVAKGLTIGHEPVGIIERLGSQVRGFVEGQRVIAGAITPSGQSYACLCGCSSQDGPDTRHGFRAAGGWKFGNTIDGCQAEYVLVPDALANLCPIPDGLSDEQVLMCPDIMSTGFSGAERGEVKIGDTVAVFALGPIGLCAVAGARLKGATTIIGIDTVAERMSVARQLGATHVVNFKDGDVVAQIMALTDGRGVDVAIEALGTQGTFESALRVLRPGGRLSSLGVYSSDLRIPLEAFAAGLGDFSIVSTLCPGGKERMRRLMAVVQSGGVDLSSLVTHRFKLDDIEAAYELFAHQRDGVMKVAITP; from the coding sequence ATGGCAACCATGAAAGCCGCGATATTCGTTGAGAAAAACCGCATCGTGCTGGATGACAAACCGATCCCCGAAGTCGGGCCGCTGGATGCGCTGGTCCGCATTACCACCACGACGATCTGCGGCACCGACGTGCACATCCTGCGGGGTGAATACCCGGTGGCTAAAGGGCTGACCATCGGTCACGAACCGGTGGGCATCATCGAACGGCTGGGCTCGCAGGTGCGTGGTTTTGTCGAAGGACAGCGGGTGATTGCCGGCGCCATTACCCCCAGCGGACAAAGTTACGCCTGCCTGTGCGGTTGCAGCTCACAGGATGGCCCGGACACCCGCCATGGCTTTCGCGCTGCCGGTGGCTGGAAGTTCGGCAACACCATCGATGGCTGCCAGGCCGAGTATGTGCTGGTGCCGGATGCGTTGGCCAACCTGTGCCCGATCCCCGATGGCCTCAGCGACGAACAGGTGCTGATGTGCCCGGACATCATGTCCACGGGGTTTTCCGGGGCGGAGCGGGGCGAGGTCAAGATTGGCGATACCGTCGCGGTGTTCGCCCTCGGGCCAATCGGCCTATGTGCCGTGGCCGGCGCGCGCCTCAAGGGCGCCACCACCATTATCGGCATCGATACTGTCGCTGAACGAATGAGCGTCGCCCGGCAGTTGGGAGCGACCCACGTGGTCAACTTCAAGGACGGCGACGTGGTTGCGCAGATCATGGCCCTGACCGACGGTCGAGGTGTCGACGTGGCCATCGAAGCGCTGGGCACTCAAGGCACTTTCGAGTCCGCACTGCGGGTGTTGCGCCCCGGTGGTCGTTTGTCCAGCCTGGGGGTTTACTCCAGTGATCTGCGCATTCCACTCGAAGCCTTTGCCGCGGGGCTCGGGGATTTCAGCATCGTCAGCACCCTGTGCCCCGGCGGAAAAGAACGCATGCGACGGTTGATGGCGGTGGTGCAAAGCGGTGGCGTCGACCTGTCGTCGCTGGTGACGCATCGCTTCAAACTCGACGACATCGAAGCCGCCTATGAGTTGTTTGCGCATCAGCGGGACGGGGTGATGAAGGTTGCGATTACGCCTTGA
- a CDS encoding universal stress protein, which produces MSGQSRFMLVASPLMEHSPAFDRAAALAKAEDAALHIVAFDYLEGLATASLVNEKALEQMRLGYVDRHRQWLEEQARPLRKIGVHVTTEVAWVERPLEEILIHLKELPMDVLIKALEHESLLSRLMFTPLDVHLLRECPVPLHFVSHAVHALPRKIVAAVDPFHRDDHYKTFNDRILHEAAKLASACNAELDVVYAYDLSSISADEFGFDNGSAFFSSGKAKTVFDYQEDAFNDLAERNGIAPEQRHMIMGNPAKVLTRYADAYDVDVIVMGRIGHRGMGRLIGSTVEHLLYKMPCSVWVVYTERLDE; this is translated from the coding sequence ATGTCTGGTCAATCCCGCTTCATGCTGGTTGCATCACCGCTGATGGAACACAGCCCTGCTTTCGACAGGGCCGCTGCGCTGGCCAAGGCCGAAGACGCCGCGCTGCACATCGTCGCCTTCGACTATCTTGAAGGCCTGGCAACCGCCAGTCTGGTCAACGAAAAGGCCCTGGAACAGATGCGCCTGGGCTACGTCGATCGCCATCGCCAATGGCTTGAGGAACAGGCCCGCCCCTTGCGCAAAATCGGTGTCCACGTCACCACCGAAGTGGCCTGGGTCGAACGCCCGCTGGAGGAAATCCTGATTCACCTCAAAGAGCTGCCGATGGACGTGCTGATCAAGGCGCTGGAGCACGAATCGCTGCTGTCGCGGCTGATGTTTACCCCGCTCGATGTGCATTTGCTGCGCGAATGCCCGGTGCCTCTGCATTTCGTCAGCCACGCCGTGCACGCTTTGCCGCGAAAGATCGTCGCGGCGGTCGACCCCTTTCATCGCGATGACCATTACAAAACCTTCAACGACCGAATCCTTCACGAAGCGGCGAAACTGGCGAGCGCCTGTAATGCCGAGCTCGATGTGGTCTACGCCTATGACCTTTCATCCATCAGCGCCGACGAATTCGGCTTTGACAACGGGTCGGCATTCTTCTCGTCGGGCAAGGCCAAGACCGTATTCGATTACCAGGAGGATGCCTTCAACGACTTGGCCGAGCGCAACGGCATCGCGCCGGAGCAGCGGCACATGATCATGGGCAACCCGGCCAAGGTCCTCACCCGCTATGCCGACGCCTATGACGTTGACGTGATTGTCATGGGCCGGATCGGCCATCGCGGCATGGGCCGGCTGATCGGCAGTACGGTGGAGCATCTGCTGTACAAAATGCCGTGCAGCGTTTGGGTGGTGTATACCGAGCGGCTGGATGAGTAA
- a CDS encoding class I SAM-dependent methyltransferase: MSTPIDLTALKNRQMASWASGDYAVIGTTLQIVGEQLAEACDLLCDERVLDVAAGNGNATLAAARRGCHVTSTDYVAALLERGEDRARAERLDVTFQVADAEALPFEDASFDVVLSTFGVMFTPDQPKAAAELARVCRPGGRIGLANWTPEGFVGQMFKTLGRHLPPPPGAQPPSQWGTEAWLHTQFDERDFLLQVTRKTFNFRYRSAAHFIDTFRSWYGPVHKAFAALPPEGAQALENDLTELINRMNRAGEKSLVVPSEYLEVVITRR; encoded by the coding sequence ATGAGTACACCCATTGATCTTACTGCCTTGAAAAACCGTCAAATGGCCTCTTGGGCCAGTGGCGACTATGCCGTGATCGGCACCACTTTGCAGATTGTCGGCGAGCAACTGGCCGAGGCCTGCGACCTGCTTTGCGATGAACGCGTGCTCGACGTGGCCGCCGGCAACGGCAATGCGACGCTCGCTGCCGCGCGCCGTGGTTGCCACGTCACGTCTACCGACTATGTGGCCGCGCTGCTGGAACGCGGCGAAGACCGGGCCAGGGCGGAACGCCTGGACGTGACGTTTCAAGTGGCCGACGCTGAAGCCTTGCCGTTCGAGGATGCCAGCTTCGATGTCGTGCTTTCGACTTTCGGTGTGATGTTTACGCCGGACCAGCCCAAGGCCGCCGCGGAACTGGCGCGGGTCTGTCGCCCCGGAGGGCGGATCGGCCTCGCCAACTGGACGCCCGAAGGTTTTGTCGGCCAGATGTTCAAGACCCTCGGCCGCCACCTGCCGCCACCGCCGGGCGCTCAACCGCCTTCGCAGTGGGGCACCGAAGCCTGGCTGCACACGCAGTTCGACGAGCGTGACTTTCTGCTCCAGGTGACGCGCAAGACCTTCAACTTCCGTTACCGCTCGGCCGCGCATTTCATCGACACGTTCCGCAGCTGGTACGGCCCGGTCCACAAAGCATTCGCAGCGCTGCCTCCCGAAGGCGCCCAAGCGCTGGAAAACGACCTGACCGAACTGATCAACCGCATGAACAGAGCGGGAGAAAAATCGCTGGTGGTGCCGAGTGAATACCTTGAGGTGGTGATTACGCGGCGTTGA
- a CDS encoding DUF4242 domain-containing protein: MPKFVIERENPGAGTLSERDLKAASQKSCRTLRDLPEVQWQQSYVTGDKLYCVYIAPNEELIKEHARQSDFPANRISQVTAIIDPTTAE; this comes from the coding sequence ATGCCGAAGTTCGTCATAGAACGCGAGAATCCAGGTGCTGGAACACTGTCAGAAAGGGATTTGAAAGCGGCTTCGCAAAAGTCCTGCAGGACGTTGCGCGACTTGCCAGAGGTGCAGTGGCAGCAGAGTTATGTCACCGGCGACAAGCTCTACTGCGTGTACATCGCGCCCAACGAAGAGTTGATCAAGGAACACGCCAGGCAGAGCGATTTCCCGGCCAACCGCATTTCCCAGGTCACGGCCATCATCGATCCCACCACGGCCGAATAA
- a CDS encoding cytochrome c biogenesis protein DipZ → MFLIAFLGGILTVLSPCILPVVPFLFAGVKRTRSSILLTLGGMVLTFALISSLAVVSSEWVIHANNTGRHVALIVMALFALSLISARVGDWLARPFVALGNRLDPDTRKMSGPLSSIMIGVATGLLWAPCAGPILGVILTGAMLQGANAQTSLLLVAYGLGSALSLGTLIFAGRGLVNRLKSSIPVTGWLRRGSGVAVLAAAVVISTGADKTLLAGTSSEGVTTVEQRVLETVPKVVDYFISKVNADSSMDNAKGAMPSLSGAVEWINSPALSNDSLKGKVVLVDFWTYDCINCQHTLPYVKDWAKKYEKDGLVVIGVHTPEYGFERIIDNVKDQVKKLGITYPVAIDNNYAIWRNFDNQYWPAHYLIDAKGQVRFTHFGEGRYETQEKMIQQLLEEAKADAKASAPAA, encoded by the coding sequence ATGTTTCTCATCGCTTTCCTGGGCGGCATATTGACCGTACTCAGCCCCTGCATCCTTCCGGTCGTGCCGTTCCTGTTCGCCGGTGTCAAACGCACACGTTCCTCGATCCTGCTCACCCTCGGCGGCATGGTCCTGACCTTCGCCCTGATCTCCAGCCTGGCCGTGGTCAGCAGCGAGTGGGTGATACACGCCAACAACACCGGTCGCCACGTAGCGCTGATCGTGATGGCGTTGTTCGCCCTGTCGCTGATTTCCGCCCGTGTCGGTGACTGGCTGGCCCGTCCCTTCGTGGCGCTGGGCAACCGCCTCGATCCGGACACCCGCAAAATGTCCGGCCCGTTGAGTTCGATCATGATCGGCGTTGCCACCGGTCTGCTCTGGGCACCGTGCGCCGGACCGATCCTCGGGGTCATCCTCACGGGCGCCATGCTGCAAGGCGCAAACGCTCAAACCAGCCTGTTGCTGGTGGCGTACGGCCTGGGCAGCGCATTGTCCCTGGGCACCTTGATCTTCGCTGGTCGCGGCCTGGTCAATCGATTGAAGTCGTCGATCCCGGTCACCGGTTGGCTGCGTCGTGGTTCGGGTGTTGCGGTGCTGGCGGCTGCGGTGGTGATTTCCACCGGTGCCGACAAAACACTGCTGGCCGGCACCTCGTCCGAAGGCGTGACCACGGTTGAGCAACGCGTGCTGGAAACCGTGCCGAAAGTCGTCGATTACTTCATCAGCAAGGTCAACGCAGACTCGTCCATGGACAACGCCAAAGGCGCCATGCCGTCGCTGTCCGGGGCGGTCGAATGGATCAACTCACCGGCGCTGAGCAACGATTCGCTGAAAGGCAAAGTGGTGTTGGTGGATTTCTGGACCTACGACTGCATCAATTGCCAGCACACCTTGCCGTACGTGAAGGACTGGGCGAAAAAATACGAGAAGGATGGCCTGGTGGTGATCGGCGTCCACACCCCTGAATACGGTTTCGAGCGCATCATCGACAACGTCAAGGATCAGGTGAAAAAGCTCGGCATTACCTACCCGGTGGCCATCGACAACAACTACGCGATCTGGCGCAACTTCGACAACCAGTACTGGCCGGCTCACTACCTGATCGACGCCAAGGGGCAGGTGCGTTTCACCCACTTCGGTGAAGGTCGCTACGAGACTCAGGAGAAGATGATTCAGCAGTTGCTGGAAGAGGCCAAGGCCGACGCCAAAGCCTCCGCACCCGCCGCATAA